DNA sequence from the Deinococcus humi genome:
GATCCTGAACACCAAAGGCGAACTGACCGGGATCGTCAGCTACATCAGCATCAGCCGGAACACCGGGCCGGCCTCCTTCGCCGTGCCGGTCACGGCCAGCGACGCCCGGCTGGCGGACCTGCGCGCCGGAAAGAAACTGGACGCGCCGATCATCGGCATCAGCCTGAATGGGCCGTACACCGCACTGCTGACCATCGACGCCACGACCTTTAAACGTGCCAGCGAACTGCTGAACCTGGGAGACACGCCTGGAGCGTTCTTCACCGCCGTCAATCCAGGCAGCCCCGCAGAGAAGGCGGGGCTCCAGCCGCTGAAACTCAACGACAAGGATCAGCGGGTTTCCGGCGACATCGTGACCGAGGTGAACGGCAAGCGCATCATCAACTTCGATGAATTCCAGTACGCCGTGCGGACGTACAAGCCCGGCGACACGATCACCCTGACCGTGTTGCGGGACAGCAAGCCGCTGATGGTCAAGGTGACCCTGATCGGGCGCAGTCAGAGTCAGCCCTGAACCCAGAGATCGAGGGGAGGCATCGAATGTCTCCCCTCTTTTTTGTTCTGTAGCACGGGTTTCAGGTCTCAAAGCAGCAGAAGTCTTAAGAATCCCTCTTGACATTTATGTCCAAAACAGAATAATGGCCGTATGGATACCCTCAAGAAAGCAGGTGCGATGCTGGCCCACCTCGACCTCTTCCACCAGATGCTCGATCTCCGGGGGCTGTTGCAACTGGCCGCCCACATGGAGGAGCGCGGCGACCGCGTGACCCTGATCAGCGGCGAGACCATCACCCTGATCGGCGCGGAGATGCTCAGCGACGCGGGCGTGACCACCGGCAAGGGGGCCAGAATCGAGGCCGCCACCGCGTACCGGGTGTTGCAGGGCCTCAAGGGCCACGACGCCCCGGAATACGCCGTGACCCGTGAGGAACTGGGCGCACTGAACGCCCGCGCCGTGTCCGAGCTGGAAGGTGGGGACGCCCTGCGCGCCTTTGCCGATACGCTGGCACGCATCGGGGCGGCTGGTGCAGCCGCGGCCCCAGCCCCCACGCCCGCAGCCGAGACCCCTGCCGAGCGTCCGGGCCGTGGACGCCGCGCCGCCGAGACCGAGGGCAACCCTTCCGAACAGCCTGCCGCGTAAGCCAGCACCTGTCGCCGCGCCCCACACCGACCCATCAGGGATCAGTGTGGGGCGCGGTTCTTTGAGGATTAGGGTCAGGGACGGTGGGACGCAAACCCCTCCTCCTGGCCCACCGTGACCTGCACCCTTGCGGCCTGCCTGTGACGTCCGGCATACTTCCGGACGCCGCAGGCAGGCGCGCTGTTTTTCAGCAGTCGATGCCCCCTGACGATAATTGCAGAGTCCTTCCGTCTCCCGGCCCCCCAGGCCGAGTTCACAGCGACGTGTTTCACGCGTCCAGAGAGGTTCAACTTGACCGTCCTTCCCAGATCTTCCGGCCCCAGATTTAACTTTCAGGCGTACCTGCACGAGTGGTTCCAGAACCCGCGCGGCGACATTCTGGCGGGCATCGTGGTGGCGCTGGCGCTGATCCCGGAGGCGATCGCCTTCTCGATCATCGCCGGAGTCGATCCCAAGGTGGGGTTGTACGCCTCGTTCATTATCGCCATGGTGATCGCCTTTATCGGAGG
Encoded proteins:
- a CDS encoding multidrug DMT transporter → MDTLKKAGAMLAHLDLFHQMLDLRGLLQLAAHMEERGDRVTLISGETITLIGAEMLSDAGVTTGKGARIEAATAYRVLQGLKGHDAPEYAVTREELGALNARAVSELEGGDALRAFADTLARIGAAGAAAAPAPTPAAETPAERPGRGRRAAETEGNPSEQPAA